In Vespa velutina chromosome 1, iVesVel2.1, whole genome shotgun sequence, the following proteins share a genomic window:
- the LOC124950499 gene encoding protein LSM12 homolog isoform X1, producing the protein MAGVSDCFSIGSTVACKTCYNKEIEGEVLAFDPQTKMLILKCPASNGRPSLNDVHIVNLSLVSDVQVKREVSPTTSEPPQSLNLQMLNRRVRNQIEEKKRLVMALQAGVSPEGQKLFIAISKTIQDITWNGANIVVFDNVTIRPPYKVDNVHGNEDSGAYKHVKKVVEKHIKDTAASAQVQQQREQQQQPQKGSAMQ; encoded by the exons ATGGCCGGCGTCAGCGATTGTTTCAGCATTGGAAGTACGGTGGCCTGTAAAACTTGTTACAACAAGGAGATCGAAGGAGAGGTGCTGGCATTTGACCCGCAAACAAAAATGCTAATCTTGA AATGCCCAGCTTCGAACGGTAGACCTTCCTTAAATGATGTACACATAGTAAATTTATCTTTGGTATCCGATGTTCAAGTTAAAAGAGAAGTTAGCCCAACGACGAGCGAACCACCGCAAAGCCTTAATTTACAAATGCTAAATAGACGAGTACGCAATCagattgaagagaaaaagagactgGTAATGGCTCTGCAGGCCGGAGTATCTCCAGAAGGacaaaaactttttattgcaATTTCAAAGACTATACAAGATATAACGTGGAATGGGGCTAACATTGTTGTATTTGATAATGTAACCATTAGACCGCCATATAAAGTTGATAATGTACATGGTAATGAAGATTCCGGAGCATATAAACACGTTAAAAAAGTG GTTGAGAAACACATTAAAGATACCGCAGCATCGGCTCAGGTACAACAACAACGagaacagcaacagcaaccaCAAAAGGGTAGTGCGATGCAATAA
- the LOC124950499 gene encoding protein LSM12 homolog isoform X2: MAGVSDCFSIGSTVACKTCYNKEIEGEVLAFDPQTKMLILTSNGRPSLNDVHIVNLSLVSDVQVKREVSPTTSEPPQSLNLQMLNRRVRNQIEEKKRLVMALQAGVSPEGQKLFIAISKTIQDITWNGANIVVFDNVTIRPPYKVDNVHGNEDSGAYKHVKKVVEKHIKDTAASAQVQQQREQQQQPQKGSAMQ, from the exons ATGGCCGGCGTCAGCGATTGTTTCAGCATTGGAAGTACGGTGGCCTGTAAAACTTGTTACAACAAGGAGATCGAAGGAGAGGTGCTGGCATTTGACCCGCAAACAAAAATGCTAATCTTGA CTTCGAACGGTAGACCTTCCTTAAATGATGTACACATAGTAAATTTATCTTTGGTATCCGATGTTCAAGTTAAAAGAGAAGTTAGCCCAACGACGAGCGAACCACCGCAAAGCCTTAATTTACAAATGCTAAATAGACGAGTACGCAATCagattgaagagaaaaagagactgGTAATGGCTCTGCAGGCCGGAGTATCTCCAGAAGGacaaaaactttttattgcaATTTCAAAGACTATACAAGATATAACGTGGAATGGGGCTAACATTGTTGTATTTGATAATGTAACCATTAGACCGCCATATAAAGTTGATAATGTACATGGTAATGAAGATTCCGGAGCATATAAACACGTTAAAAAAGTG GTTGAGAAACACATTAAAGATACCGCAGCATCGGCTCAGGTACAACAACAACGagaacagcaacagcaaccaCAAAAGGGTAGTGCGATGCAATAA
- the LOC124947136 gene encoding NACHT and WD repeat domain-containing protein 2 isoform X1: protein MRWGVRDEATDDHMTTELCMREIENCQRLSMGPNFVVFLGQKYGYRPIPTYILSSELEMIKTELDNQGVDVSVLDQWYKKDSNAVPPTSILQPISSILKNFNNKRIPKLQQEDQAIWWDTMVKMQKIFRKGAQSLYNCGKFDKDTMHNYFMSVTEREVINGVLNVKNTKNHCLAYIRYINNINLQNLRKASLFIDIANRSLDNEACRLLANLRDERLPDKIESTNLQRYTVEWIGREGLDPETHSEYLQHFITHFYRNIIKLVDRAMRKEDSSAQGQIITEILQHLHACNNSVKIFYGREDILENIKYHMLGDSEKPLVLYGEGGCGKTSLLAKSAGLSSTLWLINKKPISIIRFLGTTPDSSALTPTLISICQQISYNFMLPFEEIPDDLVPLTAYFKHLLTLATEQQPILLFLDSVDQLTGVQGNKLSWLPTRLPFNCKMILSCAAEESNPLISRDYQLLRRMIDTEENFIEVTALGEDLAMDVIRMWMKTAHRDLNNYQWRLVANAISKCSLPIFVKLVFAEICRWRSYTKPADTHLANTVMDSIMMLFERIEKQHGTILVFHALAYITAAKSGLSESELEDLISLDDKVLDDVYQYHLPPVRRIPPLLWTRIRNDLPNYLSEREADGVSVLNWYHRQFRDTARERYFKNMNMAMYFHSMIADYYLGIWGGGKPKPFKYTEIQRHRFNLADKEGLADRKVPEQPLAFYSKEGTISRYNLRKFGELPFHLVRSRRFKDLFENVLFNYEWLHAKLSSCPLQAVLSDFEDACNFIDNQNLVRELMLVADALRLGGAILGSHPDMLAPQLIGRLLPEIDGNVNVKMLLQACDNDGVKDCALLPLYHCLHTPGGPLKYSLEGHQFAVFGFCLTSDYRYVVSISNKFITWDLSTSDMTRDVSPGVEGIMQQLVLSPDNRYAAAFTTNDQTVLLNTLTSEFVIINNPLPDEEHVYGVHLTNQYVFIYGKIGWYKFDLRGNLLGNYTNPEDSNKWPILYVEYTNLDEYRIVFWSGNIEDPIMLLHTYKKKSALDLFHFHSAMVMNNQKDTLYACTTKDNYKITKYMIDETSAFWEKKEDIPRAYNDDVEYILQLKLDKEEEYLLATTGNGFVVWFLESKSDAHVLMLPNGVRNINTRMMYSNSIMVSSTKNYAVAGVRKNLYVWSLETSKLLKVLDAHFARIIQLEALTIGNWNSVVTSSIDRSVKVWNINNIFEQVHVIDRHELQIDMISLAQESNLAVTVTRDCVGVWDLQLGKLISKLADSPLGAIVTHASITHTGRYIISVESGNVLIWNRITEQVLFKGEQANVKQLKLIENSTKFFTVSRPNNPTGIESMRTIAVLVVRSIPDGATIFSFEYTVRSHTGTPFRQVQITSDNSHLIVPAADKGNRDCVIIYNAKTGILMNKMPVKLPGFKDIICITPMPNKSHWVGIIGSDKGAILDINKKKFIRIIPKWSGNISKDGKYTLYAPSR from the exons ATGCGTTGGGGTGTACGTGATGAAGCCACAGATGATCACATGACTACTGAGCTATGcatgagagaaatagaaaattgtcAAAGATTATCCATGGGACCAAATTTTGtg GTATTTTTGGGTCAAAAATATGGATATCGTCCTATACCAACTTATATACTCAGTTCAGAATtggaaatgataaaaacagaATTGGATAATCAAGGAGTAGATGTTTCTGTTCTTGATCAGTGGTATAAAAAGGATAGTAATGCTGTACCACCAACAAGTATCTTACAACCCATTTCATCGATTCtaaaaaactttaataacaaa AGAATACCAAAATTACAACAAGAAGATCAGGCCATTTGGTGGGATACTATGGTAAAGATGCAAAAAATCTTTAGAAAAGGAGCACaatctttatataattgtGGAAAATTTGATAAAGATACAATGCACAACTATTTCATGTCtg TGACTGAAAGAGAAGTAATCAATGGAGTTTTAAACGtgaagaatacaaaaaatcattgtttagcttatatacgatatataaataatataaatcttcaAAACTTAAGGAAGGCaagtttatttatagatattgcTAATAGAAGTTTGGATAATGAAGCTTGTAGATTATTAGCTAATCTTAGGGATGAAAGATTGCCTGACAAAATTGAAAGTACAAATTTGCAaag atATACAGTGGAATGGATTGGTAGGGAGGGTTTGGATCCTGAAACACATAGCGAATATTTACAACATTTTATAACACATTtctatcgaaatataataaaacttgtAGATCGTGCAATGCGAAAAGAAGATAGTTCTGCTCAGGGACAAATTATAACGGAAATTTTACAACACTTGCATGCTTGCAATAATTCCGTTAAG ATATTTTATGGACGAGAAGATATATTGGAGAACATTAAATATCACATGTTAGGTGATAGCGAAAAACCATTAGTTCTTTACGGGGAAGGTGGATGTGGTAAAACATCTTTACTGGCAAAAAGTGCAGGTTTGTCAAGTACTCTATGGCTCATAAATAAGAAGCCCATTAGTATAATAAGATTTCTTGGTACAACCCCAGATAGTAGTGCATTAACTCCAACACTTATTTCCATTTGTCAGCAA atttcatataattttatgttacCATTTGAAGAAATACCAGATGATCTTGTACCACTTACAGCATATTTTAAACACTTGCTTACTTTGGCTACAGAACAACAAccaattttgttatttctggATAGTGTAGATCAATTAACAGGTGTGCaaggaaataaattatcatggTTACCTACTAGACTTCCTTTTAATTGTAAA atgatACTATCTTGTGCAGCTGAAGAGTCTAATCCTCTAATTTCGCGAGATTATCAATTACTACGTAGAATGATTGAtacagaagaaaattttatagaagTTACAGCTTTAGGTGAAGATTTAGCGATGGATGTTATAag AATGTGGATGAAAACTGCGCACAGAGatctaaataattatcaatggCGCTTAGTTGCAAATGCTATATCAAAATGTTCTTTAccaatttttgtaaaattagtCTTTGCTGAAATATGTAGGTGGCGTAGTTACACCAAACCAGCAGATACCCATTTAGCAAATACTGTAATGGATAGTATAATGATGTTAtttgaaagaatagaaaaacaacATGGCACAATATTAGTTTTTCATGCTCTAGCTTATATTACAGCTGCTAAGTCAGGATTATCTGAATCTGAACTTGaagatttaatttcattagatGATAAAGTTCTAGATGATGTATATCAATATCATTTGCCACCTGTTAGAAGAATCCCACCTCTTCTTTGGACAAGAATACGTAATGATTTACCTAATTATTTAAGTGAAAGAGAAGCTGACGGTGTCAGTGTTCTTAATTGGTATCACAGACAATTTAGAGATACCGCTAGGGAGagatattttaagaatatgaATATGGCAatgtattttcattcaatgatAGCTGATTATTATCTTGGTATTTGGGGAGGTGGGAAACCAAAACCTTTTAAATACACAGAGATACAAAGACATCG GTTTAATCTAGCAGATAAAGAAGGTCTAGCAGATAGAAAAGTACCAGAGCAGCCTTTAGCATTTTATTCAAAGGAAGGGACCATCTCTAGATATAACTTACGAAAg TTTGGAGAATTACCTTTCCATTTGGTCAGGTCACGCCGTTTTAAGGatctatttgaaaatgttttatttaattatgaatgGTTACATGCCAAGTTAAGTTCTTGTCCACTGCAAGCTGTACTTTCAGATTTTGAAGATGCATGTAACTTCATTGACAATCAAAATCTAGTAAG agaATTAATGCTAGTAGCTGATGCATTAAGATTAGGAGGAGCTATTCTTGGAAGTCACCCAGATATGTTAGCTCCTCAATTAATTGGTAGATTATTGCCAGAAATTGATGGAAATGTTAATGTTAAAATGTTATTACAAGCTTGCGACAATGATGGAGTTAAAGATTGTGCTTTACTTCCACTTTATCATTGTTTGCATACACCTGGTGGGCCATTAAAG TATTCACTTGAAGGTCATCAATTTGCCGTATTTGGATTTTGTTTAACATCAGATTATCGTTACGTTGTAtcaatatctaataaatttataacatgGGATCTTAGTACAAGTGATATGACTAGAGATGTTAGTCCTGGCGTAGAAGGAATAATGCAGCAACTAGTATTAAGCCCTGATAATAGATATGCTGCTGCATTTACAACTAACGATCAa actGTTCTCCTAAATACTTTGACAAGTGAatttgttatcattaataatccaCTACCTGACGAAGAACATGTTTATGGAGTGCATTTAACAAATcagtacgtatttatatatggtAAAATAGGTTGGTATAAATTTGACTTACGTGGAAATTTACTTGGGAATTATACCAACCCTGAAGACTCTAACAAATGGCCTATTttgt atgtaGAATATACAAATTTGGATGAATATAGGATCGTATTTTGGTCAGGTAATATAGAAGATCCTATTATGCTTTTAcatacttataaaaaaaagagtgcATTGGACTTATTTCACTTTCAtag tgCTATGGTTATGAATAATCAAAAGGATACTTTATATGCATGTACGACTAAAGATaactataaaattacaaaatatatgataGACGAAACATCTGCCttttgggaaaaaaaagaagacatacCTAGGGCATATAATGATGatgtagaatatattttacaattaaaactagataaggaagaagaatatctCTTAGCAACAACAGGAAATGGATTTGTTGTTTGGTTTTTAGAAAGTAAAAGTGATGCACATGTACTTATGTTACCAAATGGAGtacgaaatattaatacaCGAATGATGTATTCTAATTCTATTATGGTCAGTAGTACCAAAAATTATGCAGTTGCAGGTGTAAG aaaaaatttatacgtttGGAGCCTGGAAACATCTAAATTGTTAAAAGTACTGGATGCACACTTTGCCAGAATTATTCAATTAGAAGCTTTAACTATTGGAAATTGGAATAGCGTGGTAACCTCAAGTATTGATAGAAGTGTTAAAGTttggaatattaataatatatttgagcAAGTACATGTTATTGATAGACATGAATTACAAATTGATATGATCAGTTTAGCACAAGAATCTAATTTAGCAGTCACAGTTACAAGAGATTGTGTAGGTGTTTGGGATCTCCAATTAGGAAAACTAATTTCTAAACTTGCTGATAGTCCCTTAGGGGCAATTGTGACACATGCTTCTATAACACATACTGGAAG gtATATTATATCAGTAGAATCTGGAAATGTATTAATTTGGAATAGAATTACGGAACAAGTATTATTTAAAGGAGAACAGGCAAATGTTAAGCAACTTAAGTTAATAGAAAATTCGACTAAATTTTTCACAGTTTCCAGACCAAATAATCCTACTGGAATAGAAAGTATGAGAACTATTGCTGTTCTTGTCGTAAGAAGTATCCcag ATGGGGcaacaatattttcatttgaatataCAGTGAGAAGCCACACAGGAACACCTTTTAGACAAGTTCAAATAACTTCAGACAATTCACATTTAATAGTACCGGCAGCTGATAAAGGCAACAGAGATTgtgtcattatttataatgcaaaaactggaatattaatgaataaaatgccAGTCAAATTACCTGGATTCAAG gatataatttgtattacaCCTATGCCTAACAAAAGTCACTGGGTAGGTATCATAGGCTCAGACAAAGGTGCTAttcttgatattaataaaaagaaatttattagaattattccAAAATGGAGTGGAAATATTAGTAAAGATGGTAAATACACACTATATGCTCCTAGCAGGTAA
- the LOC124947136 gene encoding NACHT and WD repeat domain-containing protein 2 isoform X2: MWMKTAHRDLNNYQWRLVANAISKCSLPIFVKLVFAEICRWRSYTKPADTHLANTVMDSIMMLFERIEKQHGTILVFHALAYITAAKSGLSESELEDLISLDDKVLDDVYQYHLPPVRRIPPLLWTRIRNDLPNYLSEREADGVSVLNWYHRQFRDTARERYFKNMNMAMYFHSMIADYYLGIWGGGKPKPFKYTEIQRHRFNLADKEGLADRKVPEQPLAFYSKEGTISRYNLRKFGELPFHLVRSRRFKDLFENVLFNYEWLHAKLSSCPLQAVLSDFEDACNFIDNQNLVRELMLVADALRLGGAILGSHPDMLAPQLIGRLLPEIDGNVNVKMLLQACDNDGVKDCALLPLYHCLHTPGGPLKYSLEGHQFAVFGFCLTSDYRYVVSISNKFITWDLSTSDMTRDVSPGVEGIMQQLVLSPDNRYAAAFTTNDQTVLLNTLTSEFVIINNPLPDEEHVYGVHLTNQYVFIYGKIGWYKFDLRGNLLGNYTNPEDSNKWPILYVEYTNLDEYRIVFWSGNIEDPIMLLHTYKKKSALDLFHFHSAMVMNNQKDTLYACTTKDNYKITKYMIDETSAFWEKKEDIPRAYNDDVEYILQLKLDKEEEYLLATTGNGFVVWFLESKSDAHVLMLPNGVRNINTRMMYSNSIMVSSTKNYAVAGVRKNLYVWSLETSKLLKVLDAHFARIIQLEALTIGNWNSVVTSSIDRSVKVWNINNIFEQVHVIDRHELQIDMISLAQESNLAVTVTRDCVGVWDLQLGKLISKLADSPLGAIVTHASITHTGRYIISVESGNVLIWNRITEQVLFKGEQANVKQLKLIENSTKFFTVSRPNNPTGIESMRTIAVLVVRSIPDGATIFSFEYTVRSHTGTPFRQVQITSDNSHLIVPAADKGNRDCVIIYNAKTGILMNKMPVKLPGFKDIICITPMPNKSHWVGIIGSDKGAILDINKKKFIRIIPKWSGNISKDGKYTLYAPSRGGLELIELKKGTNVKTYISKVAEGVFTVISMFNRTDEYVLYYHSGRKTIRVFRSSDCEMIANYRVQAELSAIDSTYDGKSIVLGTVDGCVSVLAIADPKKLEMKEYLADLPSRDEEWKKKMEKQRATIKFKAAARIARVTHGMSTNIRSINSTTEAIEETEGVK, encoded by the exons ATGTGGATGAAAACTGCGCACAGAGatctaaataattatcaatggCGCTTAGTTGCAAATGCTATATCAAAATGTTCTTTAccaatttttgtaaaattagtCTTTGCTGAAATATGTAGGTGGCGTAGTTACACCAAACCAGCAGATACCCATTTAGCAAATACTGTAATGGATAGTATAATGATGTTAtttgaaagaatagaaaaacaacATGGCACAATATTAGTTTTTCATGCTCTAGCTTATATTACAGCTGCTAAGTCAGGATTATCTGAATCTGAACTTGaagatttaatttcattagatGATAAAGTTCTAGATGATGTATATCAATATCATTTGCCACCTGTTAGAAGAATCCCACCTCTTCTTTGGACAAGAATACGTAATGATTTACCTAATTATTTAAGTGAAAGAGAAGCTGACGGTGTCAGTGTTCTTAATTGGTATCACAGACAATTTAGAGATACCGCTAGGGAGagatattttaagaatatgaATATGGCAatgtattttcattcaatgatAGCTGATTATTATCTTGGTATTTGGGGAGGTGGGAAACCAAAACCTTTTAAATACACAGAGATACAAAGACATCG GTTTAATCTAGCAGATAAAGAAGGTCTAGCAGATAGAAAAGTACCAGAGCAGCCTTTAGCATTTTATTCAAAGGAAGGGACCATCTCTAGATATAACTTACGAAAg TTTGGAGAATTACCTTTCCATTTGGTCAGGTCACGCCGTTTTAAGGatctatttgaaaatgttttatttaattatgaatgGTTACATGCCAAGTTAAGTTCTTGTCCACTGCAAGCTGTACTTTCAGATTTTGAAGATGCATGTAACTTCATTGACAATCAAAATCTAGTAAG agaATTAATGCTAGTAGCTGATGCATTAAGATTAGGAGGAGCTATTCTTGGAAGTCACCCAGATATGTTAGCTCCTCAATTAATTGGTAGATTATTGCCAGAAATTGATGGAAATGTTAATGTTAAAATGTTATTACAAGCTTGCGACAATGATGGAGTTAAAGATTGTGCTTTACTTCCACTTTATCATTGTTTGCATACACCTGGTGGGCCATTAAAG TATTCACTTGAAGGTCATCAATTTGCCGTATTTGGATTTTGTTTAACATCAGATTATCGTTACGTTGTAtcaatatctaataaatttataacatgGGATCTTAGTACAAGTGATATGACTAGAGATGTTAGTCCTGGCGTAGAAGGAATAATGCAGCAACTAGTATTAAGCCCTGATAATAGATATGCTGCTGCATTTACAACTAACGATCAa actGTTCTCCTAAATACTTTGACAAGTGAatttgttatcattaataatccaCTACCTGACGAAGAACATGTTTATGGAGTGCATTTAACAAATcagtacgtatttatatatggtAAAATAGGTTGGTATAAATTTGACTTACGTGGAAATTTACTTGGGAATTATACCAACCCTGAAGACTCTAACAAATGGCCTATTttgt atgtaGAATATACAAATTTGGATGAATATAGGATCGTATTTTGGTCAGGTAATATAGAAGATCCTATTATGCTTTTAcatacttataaaaaaaagagtgcATTGGACTTATTTCACTTTCAtag tgCTATGGTTATGAATAATCAAAAGGATACTTTATATGCATGTACGACTAAAGATaactataaaattacaaaatatatgataGACGAAACATCTGCCttttgggaaaaaaaagaagacatacCTAGGGCATATAATGATGatgtagaatatattttacaattaaaactagataaggaagaagaatatctCTTAGCAACAACAGGAAATGGATTTGTTGTTTGGTTTTTAGAAAGTAAAAGTGATGCACATGTACTTATGTTACCAAATGGAGtacgaaatattaatacaCGAATGATGTATTCTAATTCTATTATGGTCAGTAGTACCAAAAATTATGCAGTTGCAGGTGTAAG aaaaaatttatacgtttGGAGCCTGGAAACATCTAAATTGTTAAAAGTACTGGATGCACACTTTGCCAGAATTATTCAATTAGAAGCTTTAACTATTGGAAATTGGAATAGCGTGGTAACCTCAAGTATTGATAGAAGTGTTAAAGTttggaatattaataatatatttgagcAAGTACATGTTATTGATAGACATGAATTACAAATTGATATGATCAGTTTAGCACAAGAATCTAATTTAGCAGTCACAGTTACAAGAGATTGTGTAGGTGTTTGGGATCTCCAATTAGGAAAACTAATTTCTAAACTTGCTGATAGTCCCTTAGGGGCAATTGTGACACATGCTTCTATAACACATACTGGAAG gtATATTATATCAGTAGAATCTGGAAATGTATTAATTTGGAATAGAATTACGGAACAAGTATTATTTAAAGGAGAACAGGCAAATGTTAAGCAACTTAAGTTAATAGAAAATTCGACTAAATTTTTCACAGTTTCCAGACCAAATAATCCTACTGGAATAGAAAGTATGAGAACTATTGCTGTTCTTGTCGTAAGAAGTATCCcag ATGGGGcaacaatattttcatttgaatataCAGTGAGAAGCCACACAGGAACACCTTTTAGACAAGTTCAAATAACTTCAGACAATTCACATTTAATAGTACCGGCAGCTGATAAAGGCAACAGAGATTgtgtcattatttataatgcaaaaactggaatattaatgaataaaatgccAGTCAAATTACCTGGATTCAAG gatataatttgtattacaCCTATGCCTAACAAAAGTCACTGGGTAGGTATCATAGGCTCAGACAAAGGTGCTAttcttgatattaataaaaagaaatttattagaattattccAAAATGGAGTGGAAATATTAGTAAAGATGGTAAATACACACTATATGCTCCTAGCAG AGGAGGTTTagaattaatagaattaaagaaaggaacaaatgTGAAAACATACATTTCTAAAGTTGCAGAAGGAGTATTTACAGTAATATCTATGTTTAATCGTACAGATGAATATGTTCTTTATTACCATAGCGGTCGCAAGACTATAAGGGTATtcag ATCATCAGATTGTGAAATGATAGCAAACTACAGAGTACAAGCTGAACTCAGTGCGATTGACAGCACATATGATGGCAAAAGTATTGTATTAGGAACAGTCGATGGTTGTGTATCAGTATTAGCAATAGCAGATCCtaagaaattagaaatgaaagaatatttagCAGATTTACCATCGCGTGATGAAGAA tggaaaaagaagatggaaaaaCAACGAGCAACTATCAAATTTAAAGCTGCTGCTCGAATTGCACGTGTAACACACGGGATGAGTACAAACATACGATCTATAAATAGTACAACTGAAGCAATCGAGGAAACGGAaggtgtaaaataa